The proteins below come from a single Portunus trituberculatus isolate SZX2019 chromosome 34, ASM1759143v1, whole genome shotgun sequence genomic window:
- the LOC123512812 gene encoding F-box only protein 32-like: MPIYSKDWRDPGDRWVKTNGGWEKEKIAGGLNFSDNLEDPESDGPDPLSLLTRRGSRGELVPQPHCRIYTRNTKEVAGFNGLGETLMKLDFINAVRDIRRFRYICKLLDLLITQKLSTLSGGAQKMLFGMLEEVAHEVTRSQQNVHLLQHLLQELRKRLEDYLWGNKLGSTILWEQHSRKFRNINAIATTIQIREPGDDIHPTLQEVPEECIREILRRLDNHNDIRSAGEAYSVMAKVSKEKSIWRQLCRFHWTPAQIEYIIQLHRELRVQKNWQQVYDRLRRTYGLREEYPEKLCLCRNCSCMFWESYGHPCRNDQMYAAASDDEQQQEQQQHQQQEEEQQQQQEQQLEEVKPPDIIYVTITPQQFLKYFHL, translated from the exons ATGCCTATATATTCTAAGGACTGGAGGGACCCTGGCGACCGATGGGTAAAGACCAATGGCGgctgggagaaagagaaaatagctgGCGGTCTCAATTTTTCAGACAA TTTAGAGGATCCTGAATCTGATGGCCCCGACCCGCTGTCCCTCCTTACCCGCCGGGGCAGTCGGGGGGAGTTAGTGCCACAACCCCATTGCAGAATTTACACCAGGAATACAAAAGAG GTGGCTGGATTCAACGGGCTGGGCGAAACACTCATGAAACTGGACTTTATCAATGCGGTGAGGGACATTCGACGTTTCCGGTACATCTGCAAACTTCTGGACCTCCTCATTACTCAGAAGCTGTCTACCCTCTCTGGTGGTGCgcagaag ATGCTGTTTGGAATGCTGGAGGAGGTGGCCCATGAAGTGACAAGAAGCCAGCAGAACGTCCACCTCCTTCAGCACCTTCTGCAGGAGTTACGCAAAAGATTGGAGGACTACCTGTGGGGAAACAAACTTGGCTCTACAATACTCTGGGAACAACACTCTCGGAAGTTCAGGAACATTAATGCTATAGCCACTACTATACAGATTAGGGAG CCAGGTGACGACATCCACCCGACACTGCAGGAGGTGCCGGAGGAATGCATAAGAGAAATCCTGAGGAGACTAGACAACCACAATGACATCAGA AGTGCAGGTGAGGCGTACAGTGTGATGGCGAAGGTAAGCAAGGAGAAGAGCATATGGAGGCAGCTGTGTCGCTTCCATTGGACCCCGGCACAGATAGAATACATTATACAGCTGCATCGAGAACTCAGGGTACAGAAGAATTGGCAACAGGTGTATGACAGATTGAGGAG AACCTACGGACTGCGAGAGGAATACCCAGAAAAGCTGTGTCTGTGTCGAAACTGCAGCTGCATGTTTTGGGAATCTTACGGCCACCCCTGCAGGAACGACCAGATGTATGCTGCAGCCTCTGATGAtgaacagcagcaggagcaacagcaacaccaacagcaggaggaggagcagcagcagcagcaagaacagCAGCTAGAGGAAGTGAAACCACCTGATATTATCTACGTGACAATTACACCTCAGCAGtttcttaaatattttcatctttag